From Paenibacillus graminis, a single genomic window includes:
- the fliQ gene encoding flagellar biosynthesis protein FliQ, whose product MNTEFIIGLAGQAVYLVLETSAPMLILGLVVGLIVSIFQATTQIQEQTLAFIPKIVAVLLALLLFGPWIITKLVDFTGQILGNLNMYIG is encoded by the coding sequence ATGAATACGGAATTTATTATCGGCCTAGCCGGTCAAGCCGTATATTTAGTGCTCGAAACCAGCGCTCCCATGCTGATTCTTGGTCTGGTGGTAGGACTAATTGTCAGCATATTCCAGGCTACAACCCAGATCCAGGAGCAAACCCTGGCGTTTATTCCAAAAATCGTGGCGGTGCTGCTTGCACTACTGTTGTTTGGACCATGGATCATCACCAAGCTGGTAGACTTTACCGGGCAAATTCTGGGCAACCTCAATATGTACATCGGTTAA